The following proteins come from a genomic window of Citrobacter europaeus:
- the xseA gene encoding exodeoxyribonuclease VII large subunit, with protein sequence MLSSQTTSIFTVSRLNQTVRLLLEQEMGQVWISGEISNFTQPSSGHWYFTLKDDTAQVRCAMFRNSNRRVTFRPQHGQQVLVRANITLYEPRGDYQIIVESMQPAGEGLLQQKYEQLKAKLQAEGLFDQQYKQPLPSPAHCVGVITSKTGAALHDILHVLKRRDPSLPVIIYPTAVQGDDAPGQIVRAIELANARRECDVLIVGRGGGSLEDLWSFNDERVARAIFASGIPVVSAVGHETDVTIADFIADLRAPTPSAAAEIVSRNQQELLRQIQSAQQRLGMAMDYYLANRSRRFTQMFHRLQQQHPQLRLARQQTALERLRQRMGFALENKIKQANQRQQRMLQRLNQQNPQPRIYRAQTRIQQLEYRLAENIRARLSEQRERFGNAVTHLEAVSPLATLARGYSVSTTTGGGVLKKVKQVSAGDVITTRLADGWVESEVTTVTPQKKTRSRKTSQPD encoded by the coding sequence ATGTTATCCTCTCAGACCACCTCAATTTTTACCGTAAGCCGCCTGAACCAGACGGTTCGTTTGCTGCTTGAGCAGGAAATGGGACAAGTGTGGATCAGCGGTGAAATCTCGAATTTCACCCAGCCGTCCTCCGGTCACTGGTATTTCACCCTCAAAGATGACACCGCTCAGGTACGCTGCGCGATGTTTCGCAACAGCAACCGCCGGGTAACGTTCCGCCCACAGCACGGGCAGCAGGTGCTGGTACGCGCCAATATAACGTTGTACGAACCGCGCGGCGACTACCAGATAATTGTTGAGAGCATGCAGCCCGCGGGCGAAGGTTTGCTGCAACAAAAATATGAGCAACTGAAGGCTAAACTGCAGGCTGAAGGACTATTCGATCAGCAATACAAGCAACCTCTACCTTCCCCAGCCCACTGCGTTGGGGTGATTACTTCGAAAACCGGCGCTGCGCTACACGATATTCTTCATGTGCTGAAGCGTCGTGATCCATCCTTGCCCGTTATTATCTACCCGACTGCGGTACAGGGCGACGATGCGCCAGGGCAGATCGTTCGCGCCATTGAACTGGCGAACGCGCGGCGTGAGTGTGACGTGCTGATCGTTGGGCGCGGCGGCGGCTCGCTGGAGGATTTATGGAGTTTCAACGACGAACGCGTGGCACGGGCGATTTTTGCCAGCGGCATTCCGGTAGTTAGCGCCGTCGGCCACGAAACCGACGTTACCATTGCCGATTTTATTGCAGATTTACGAGCGCCTACGCCATCAGCAGCGGCAGAAATTGTCAGCCGCAACCAGCAGGAGTTGTTGCGTCAGATCCAGTCCGCTCAGCAGCGTCTGGGCATGGCGATGGACTACTACCTCGCCAACCGCAGCCGTCGTTTCACGCAGATGTTCCATCGCCTGCAACAGCAGCATCCGCAGCTGCGTCTGGCGCGCCAGCAAACGGCGCTAGAACGGCTGCGTCAGCGGATGGGATTTGCGCTTGAGAACAAGATTAAGCAGGCCAATCAACGCCAGCAGCGCATGCTGCAGCGTCTGAATCAACAAAATCCGCAGCCACGTATTTATCGTGCGCAAACGCGTATTCAGCAACTGGAATACCGTTTAGCAGAGAATATCCGCGCACGTTTAAGTGAACAGCGCGAGCGGTTTGGCAACGCAGTTACCCATCTTGAAGCAGTCAGCCCACTGGCGACCCTGGCGCGTGGCTACAGCGTCTCCACCACCACGGGCGGCGGCGTATTGAAAAAGGTCAAACAGGTCAGTGCCGGTGACGTTATCACTACCCGGCTTGCCGATGGCTGGGTTGAGAGCGAGGTCACGACCGTAACCCCGCAGAAAAAAACACGCTCCCGCAAAACGAGTCAGCCCGACTGA
- the guaA gene encoding glutamine-hydrolyzing GMP synthase: MTDNIHKHRILILDFGSQYTQLVARRVRELGVYCELWAWDVTEAQIREFNPSGIILSGGPESTTEENSPRAPEYVFNAGVPVFGVCYGMQTMAMQLGGHVEGSNEREFGYAQVEVQTDSALVRGIEDSLTADGKPLLDVWMSHGDKVTAIPEGFVTVASTDNCPFAIMAHEEKRFYGVQFHPEVTHTRQGMRMLERFVRDICQCEALWTPAKIIDDAVARIREQVGNDKVILGLSGGVDSSVTAMLLHRAIGKNLTCVFVDNGLLRLNEAQQVMDMFGDHFGLNIVHVEGEKRFLDALKGENDPEAKRKIIGRVFVEVFDEEALKLEDVKWLAQGTIYPDVIESAASATGKAHVIKSHHNVGGLPKEMKMGLVEPLRELFKDEVRKIGLELGLPYDMLYRHPFPGPGLGVRVLGEVKKEYCDLLRRADAIFIEELHKADLYNKVSQAFTVFLPVRSVGVMGDGRKYDWVVSLRAVETIDFMTAHWAHLPYDFLGRVSNRIINEVNGISRVVYDISGKPPATIEWE; the protein is encoded by the coding sequence ATGACAGACAATATTCATAAACATCGCATTCTCATTCTTGATTTTGGATCGCAGTACACTCAGTTGGTTGCTCGTCGCGTACGTGAACTGGGCGTCTACTGTGAACTGTGGGCATGGGATGTTACGGAAGCACAAATTCGCGAATTCAACCCAAGCGGTATCATTCTTTCCGGTGGTCCGGAAAGCACCACCGAAGAAAACAGCCCGCGTGCGCCGGAATACGTTTTCAATGCGGGCGTGCCGGTGTTCGGCGTGTGCTATGGCATGCAGACTATGGCAATGCAGCTCGGTGGTCATGTTGAAGGTTCTAACGAACGTGAATTCGGCTATGCGCAGGTTGAAGTTCAGACCGACAGCGCGCTTGTCCGCGGTATTGAAGACTCTCTGACTGCAGATGGCAAACCGCTGCTGGACGTGTGGATGAGCCACGGCGACAAAGTAACCGCCATTCCGGAAGGTTTCGTGACCGTTGCCAGCACCGACAACTGCCCGTTCGCCATCATGGCGCACGAGGAAAAACGTTTCTACGGCGTGCAGTTCCACCCGGAAGTGACCCACACCCGTCAGGGCATGCGCATGCTGGAGCGTTTTGTGCGTGACATCTGCCAGTGTGAAGCGCTGTGGACGCCGGCAAAAATTATCGATGATGCCGTTGCCCGCATTCGCGAGCAGGTTGGCAATGATAAAGTGATCCTCGGTCTGTCCGGCGGCGTAGACTCCTCCGTTACCGCGATGCTGCTGCACCGTGCGATTGGCAAAAACCTGACCTGCGTATTCGTTGACAACGGTCTGCTGCGTTTGAATGAAGCACAGCAAGTTATGGATATGTTCGGCGACCACTTCGGCCTGAACATTGTTCACGTTGAAGGCGAAAAGCGTTTCCTGGATGCGCTGAAAGGCGAGAACGATCCAGAAGCTAAACGTAAAATCATCGGCCGCGTATTCGTGGAAGTATTCGACGAAGAAGCGCTGAAGCTGGAAGACGTTAAGTGGCTGGCGCAGGGCACCATCTACCCGGACGTGATCGAATCCGCAGCTTCCGCGACCGGTAAAGCGCACGTCATCAAATCTCACCACAACGTGGGCGGTTTGCCGAAAGAGATGAAGATGGGTCTGGTAGAGCCGCTGCGTGAGCTGTTCAAAGACGAAGTGCGTAAGATTGGCCTGGAGCTGGGCCTGCCGTATGACATGCTCTACCGTCACCCGTTCCCGGGGCCAGGTCTGGGCGTACGCGTGCTGGGCGAAGTGAAGAAAGAGTACTGCGACCTGCTGCGTCGCGCGGATGCTATCTTCATTGAAGAGCTGCACAAAGCTGACCTGTACAACAAAGTAAGCCAGGCGTTCACCGTATTCCTGCCGGTACGTTCCGTTGGCGTTATGGGCGATGGCCGTAAGTACGACTGGGTTGTTTCCCTGCGTGCTGTTGAAACCATCGACTTTATGACCGCGCACTGGGCGCACCTGCCGTATGACTTCTTAGGCCGCGTATCTAACCGCATCATCAACGAAGTGAATGGTATTTCCCGCGTGGTGTATGACATCAGCGGTAAGCCGCCAGCGACGATTGAGTGGGAATAA
- a CDS encoding sensor domain-containing phosphodiesterase, whose translation MKLNKNYIGIRDKWWALPLILPSLLLPVLSTANTYAHISTGTVILFYLPLALMISLMLFFGWAALPGIIISIIWYKYPQVGLFETLSIISHFIVTIVLSWGGYKVFSPRRNNVSHGDSHLMFQRMFWQVFCPATLFLILFQFAAFVGVYESKSGMVGVMPFNTGTLINYQAMLVGNLVGVPLCYFIIRTIRNPLHVRGYFSQLKQQFDTKVTKTEFAVWLIILTVLMAMLCMPLNEQSSIFSTNYTLSLLLPVMLWGAMRYGYRFISLIWAVVLITAIHYYQRYMPWYSGYDTQLAITSSSYLVFSFIVNFIAVLATRQRFVTRRNHRLAFFDPMVHIPNLRALNRDLKKAPWSVLCFLSVPGMELLVKNYGIMLRIQYKQKLAQWVTPLLEQDEHVYQLSGNDLVLRFNTESHQERIEALDRHIKQFRFIWDGMPLQPQVGISFCYVRSPVNHIYLLLGELSTIAELSLATNAPENLQRRGVMHLQRDLKDKVAMMNRLQQALEHNRFFLMAQPISGVRGDVYHEILLRLEGDDGETIAPDNFLPVAHEFGLSSSIDLWVIENTLKFMAQNREKMPARRFAINLSPTSVCRARLPHDINQLLAKYKVEAWQLIFEVTESNALTNAEQAQATLLQLQSLGCQIAIDDFGTGYASYARLKNVNADILKIDGSFIRNIVSNSLDYQIVASICHLARMKRMLVVAEYVESEEIRSAVISLGIDYMQGYLIGKPQPLHETLEEKVPEELAPAESLCGDIG comes from the coding sequence ATGAAACTGAATAAAAATTATATTGGTATTAGAGATAAATGGTGGGCGTTACCTCTCATCTTGCCTTCATTACTGTTGCCTGTATTGAGCACTGCCAACACCTATGCCCATATTAGTACCGGGACCGTAATTCTTTTCTATCTGCCTTTAGCGCTGATGATTAGCCTGATGTTGTTTTTTGGTTGGGCTGCATTACCCGGAATTATCATTTCCATTATTTGGTACAAATATCCGCAGGTTGGGCTATTTGAAACACTCTCAATAATTTCGCACTTTATTGTTACCATCGTGCTTAGTTGGGGAGGGTATAAGGTATTTTCTCCCCGACGAAACAATGTTTCCCACGGCGATTCCCACCTGATGTTCCAGCGCATGTTTTGGCAGGTCTTCTGCCCGGCGACGCTGTTTTTGATACTCTTCCAGTTTGCCGCGTTTGTGGGCGTCTATGAGAGCAAATCGGGTATGGTAGGCGTTATGCCCTTTAATACTGGTACGTTGATCAACTATCAGGCCATGCTGGTCGGGAATCTGGTTGGGGTTCCACTGTGCTATTTTATTATTCGAACGATTCGTAACCCTTTGCATGTGAGAGGCTATTTTTCTCAGTTAAAGCAGCAGTTTGATACCAAAGTCACCAAAACTGAGTTTGCTGTCTGGTTGATTATATTGACCGTGCTGATGGCAATGTTGTGCATGCCGTTAAATGAGCAAAGCTCAATATTTAGTACGAATTATACCCTGTCATTGTTGCTGCCTGTGATGCTATGGGGAGCTATGCGTTACGGTTATAGATTTATTTCGTTGATATGGGCGGTCGTACTTATTACCGCGATACATTATTATCAACGCTATATGCCCTGGTATTCGGGCTACGATACCCAGCTTGCCATTACCTCATCAAGTTACCTGGTTTTCTCCTTCATCGTAAATTTCATTGCCGTACTGGCAACGCGTCAACGGTTTGTTACCCGGCGCAATCATCGTCTGGCCTTCTTTGACCCCATGGTGCATATTCCGAATTTGCGCGCGTTGAACCGGGATTTGAAAAAAGCGCCATGGTCAGTGCTCTGCTTTTTGAGTGTTCCGGGCATGGAACTGCTGGTGAAAAATTACGGCATTATGCTGCGTATCCAGTACAAGCAAAAACTCGCCCAGTGGGTAACGCCGTTGCTGGAACAAGATGAGCATGTCTATCAGTTATCGGGTAATGATTTAGTTTTGCGTTTTAACACCGAATCGCATCAGGAGCGCATTGAAGCGCTGGACAGGCATATCAAGCAGTTTCGTTTTATCTGGGATGGCATGCCGTTACAGCCGCAGGTGGGCATCAGTTTTTGCTATGTCCGTTCTCCAGTTAACCACATCTATTTGTTACTGGGAGAGCTAAGCACCATCGCCGAGCTTTCTCTGGCGACCAATGCGCCAGAGAATTTGCAGCGACGGGGCGTGATGCACCTGCAACGTGACCTGAAAGATAAGGTTGCGATGATGAATCGCCTGCAGCAGGCGCTGGAGCACAATCGCTTTTTCCTGATGGCGCAGCCGATTTCTGGCGTACGCGGCGATGTTTATCATGAAATCCTGCTGCGTCTTGAGGGGGACGACGGGGAGACTATCGCCCCTGATAACTTCTTGCCGGTAGCGCATGAGTTTGGTTTGTCCTCCAGCATCGATCTGTGGGTGATTGAAAATACGCTGAAATTTATGGCGCAGAATCGGGAAAAAATGCCCGCCCGTCGATTTGCGATTAACTTATCACCTACGTCGGTATGCCGCGCCCGACTTCCGCATGACATCAACCAGCTACTGGCTAAGTACAAAGTCGAGGCGTGGCAGCTGATTTTTGAGGTCACGGAAAGCAATGCCTTAACCAATGCGGAACAGGCGCAGGCAACGTTGCTGCAGTTGCAATCATTGGGATGTCAGATTGCGATTGATGATTTTGGTACCGGTTATGCCAGCTATGCGCGGCTGAAGAATGTGAATGCCGATATTCTAAAAATTGACGGCAGCTTTATTCGCAATATCGTTTCGAACAGCCTCGACTACCAAATTGTGGCGTCCATTTGCCACCTGGCGCGAATGAAAAGAATGCTGGTGGTTGCGGAGTACGTCGAAAGCGAGGAAATACGCAGTGCGGTGATTTCGCTGGGGATTGACTACATGCAGGGGTATCTGATTGGTAAACCGCAACCGCTGCACGAAACGCTGGAAGAAAAGGTGCCAGAAGAACTGGCACCTGCTGAGAGCTTATGCGGCGATATCGGGTGA
- a CDS encoding YfgG family protein, whose protein sequence is MSQVTSLRKRHRFNSRMIRIVLLISFLFFFGRFVYSAIGAWHHHQNKKESQQITQPQQASPAQTDVR, encoded by the coding sequence GTGAGCCAGGTTACCAGCCTACGCAAACGACACCGATTTAACAGTCGCATGATCCGGATCGTACTGCTTATCAGCTTTCTCTTCTTCTTCGGACGCTTCGTCTACTCCGCTATAGGTGCGTGGCACCACCACCAGAACAAAAAAGAATCTCAGCAGATAACTCAGCCGCAACAGGCATCTCCTGCTCAAACCGACGTGCGCTGA
- the mscS gene encoding small-conductance mechanosensitive channel MscS: protein MSGFSLFPKIRSGVEWIAGHSDAVIQFGWNIVAAVILLFIGKFVSRLLSRGLEKLLLKRKVDRTIIQFFTALVRYITLAFSVVAALGRVGIETSSIIAVIGAAGLAIGLALQGSLSNFAAGVLLVSLRPFRAGEVVQIGAVTGTVEKVHIFSTTLLTADSKEVVIPNGKIIADNIINYSRHPFRRIDLVIGVGYQSRIADVKRVINHIIEQDSRIDKQRGVTVRLGELGASALNFYVRVWVPNIEYWNTYYDLLENIKEALDDNHIALPYPQMDIRVENVAP from the coding sequence ATGAGTGGTTTTTCATTATTTCCGAAAATAAGAAGCGGTGTTGAATGGATTGCCGGGCACAGCGATGCGGTTATTCAATTCGGCTGGAATATCGTTGCCGCCGTGATTTTACTGTTTATCGGTAAATTTGTCTCTCGTCTGCTTTCCCGTGGCCTGGAAAAGTTACTGTTAAAACGTAAAGTTGACCGGACCATTATCCAGTTTTTCACCGCGCTGGTACGTTACATCACCCTCGCTTTTTCCGTTGTCGCCGCGTTGGGCCGCGTCGGTATTGAAACCTCTTCCATTATTGCCGTCATTGGGGCCGCCGGACTGGCTATTGGTCTCGCGCTACAAGGATCGCTTTCCAACTTTGCCGCAGGCGTATTATTGGTCTCTTTGCGTCCTTTCCGCGCCGGAGAAGTCGTGCAGATTGGCGCAGTCACCGGAACGGTAGAAAAGGTGCACATTTTCTCCACTACCCTGCTCACCGCTGACAGCAAAGAAGTGGTGATTCCAAACGGTAAGATCATTGCGGATAACATCATTAACTATTCCCGCCACCCGTTTCGCCGTATCGACCTGGTGATTGGCGTGGGATATCAGAGCCGGATCGCAGATGTTAAGCGCGTGATTAACCATATCATTGAGCAGGACAGCCGCATCGATAAGCAACGTGGGGTAACCGTTCGTCTGGGCGAACTGGGCGCTTCAGCGTTGAATTTTTACGTCCGCGTTTGGGTACCCAACATCGAATACTGGAATACCTATTACGATCTGCTGGAAAACATTAAAGAGGCCCTGGACGACAACCACATTGCCCTGCCGTATCCGCAGATGGATATACGCGTGGAGAACGTGGCACCCTAA
- the guaB gene encoding IMP dehydrogenase has product MLRIAKEALTFDDVLLVPAHSTVLPNTADLSTQLTKTIRLNIPMLSAAMDTVTEARLAIALAQEGGIGFIHKNMSIERQAEEVRRVKKHESGVVTDPQTVLPTTTLREVKELTERNGFAGYPVVTEDNELVGIITGRDVRFVTDLNQPVSVYMTPKERLVTVREGEARDVVFAKMHEKRVEKALVVDDSFHLLGMITVKDFQKAERKPNACKDEHGRLRVGAAVGAGAGNEERVDALVAAGVDVLLIDSSHGHSEGVLQRIRETRAKYPDLQIIGGNVATGAGARALAEAGCSAVKVGIGPGSICTTRIVTGVGVPQITAVSDAVEALEGTGIPVIADGGIRFSGDIAKAIAAGAAAVMVGSMLAGTEESPGEIELYQGRSYKSYRGMGSLGAMSKGSSDRYFQSDNAADKLVPEGIEGRVAYKGRLKEIIHQQMGGLRSCMGLTGCGTIDALRTKAEFVRISGAGIQESHVHDVTITKESPNYRMGS; this is encoded by the coding sequence ATGCTACGTATCGCAAAAGAAGCCCTGACGTTTGACGACGTCCTCCTCGTTCCCGCTCATTCTACCGTTCTGCCGAATACTGCTGACCTCAGCACCCAGTTGACGAAAACCATTCGCCTGAACATTCCTATGCTCTCCGCAGCAATGGACACCGTGACGGAAGCGCGCCTGGCAATTGCCCTGGCCCAGGAAGGCGGCATCGGTTTTATCCACAAAAACATGTCTATCGAGCGCCAGGCTGAAGAAGTCCGTCGCGTGAAGAAACACGAATCTGGCGTGGTAACTGACCCACAGACCGTACTGCCAACCACTACCCTGCGCGAAGTGAAAGAACTGACCGAGCGTAATGGTTTTGCAGGCTATCCGGTTGTGACTGAAGATAACGAACTGGTTGGCATTATCACCGGTCGTGACGTGCGTTTTGTGACTGACCTGAACCAGCCGGTTAGCGTTTATATGACGCCGAAAGAGCGTCTGGTGACCGTTCGTGAAGGCGAAGCGCGCGATGTTGTCTTTGCCAAAATGCACGAAAAACGCGTTGAGAAAGCGCTGGTAGTTGATGACAGCTTCCACCTGCTTGGCATGATCACCGTTAAAGATTTCCAGAAAGCAGAACGTAAACCTAACGCCTGTAAAGACGAGCATGGTCGTCTGCGCGTTGGCGCTGCTGTAGGTGCGGGCGCAGGTAATGAAGAGCGCGTTGACGCGCTGGTTGCCGCTGGCGTTGACGTACTGCTGATTGACTCCTCTCACGGTCATTCTGAAGGCGTGCTGCAGCGTATCCGTGAAACCCGTGCTAAATACCCGGATCTGCAGATTATCGGCGGCAACGTTGCAACCGGCGCAGGCGCACGCGCGCTGGCGGAAGCCGGCTGCAGCGCAGTTAAAGTCGGTATCGGCCCAGGCTCTATTTGTACTACCCGTATTGTTACCGGCGTAGGTGTACCGCAGATCACCGCCGTTTCTGACGCCGTTGAAGCGCTGGAAGGTACTGGTATTCCGGTTATCGCCGATGGCGGTATTCGTTTCTCCGGCGACATCGCGAAAGCGATTGCCGCAGGCGCTGCCGCAGTGATGGTTGGCTCCATGCTGGCGGGCACCGAAGAATCTCCGGGCGAAATCGAACTGTATCAGGGCCGTTCTTACAAATCATACCGTGGGATGGGCTCTCTGGGCGCGATGTCCAAAGGTTCTTCCGACCGTTACTTCCAGAGCGACAACGCTGCTGACAAACTGGTTCCGGAAGGCATCGAAGGTCGCGTTGCCTATAAAGGTCGCCTGAAAGAGATCATTCACCAGCAGATGGGGGGCCTGCGCTCCTGTATGGGTCTGACCGGCTGTGGTACTATCGACGCGCTGCGAACGAAAGCAGAGTTTGTACGCATCAGCGGTGCGGGTATCCAGGAAAGTCACGTTCACGATGTGACCATCACCAAAGAGTCCCCTAACTACCGCATGGGCTCCTGA